One window of Streptococcus suis genomic DNA carries:
- the polA gene encoding DNA polymerase I, whose translation MNKNKLLLIDGSSVAFRAFFALYNQIDRFKSPTGLHTNAIYGFNLMLDHMMKRVQPTHIVVAFDAGKTTFRTEMYADYKAGRAKTPDEFREQFPFIRQMLDAMGVMHYELAQYEADDIIGTLDKMAERIDTPFDVTIVSGDKDLIQLTDENTVVEISKKGVAEFEEFTPAYLMEKMGITPAQFIDLKALMGDKSDNIPGVTKIGEKTGLKLLIEHGSLEGIYENIDSMKASKMKENLINDKDQAFLSKTLATIDTNAPIEIGLDDIAYTGPNIEELAQFYDDMGFKQLRAQLGVTETQEEVVLDFQTVTDVTADMLKKDQFFYFEILGENYHREEIVGLAWGDKDGIYVGGPELLDSPILRDFLEHQTIKTYDFKRGKVLLARKSLNLPLGSFDSRLAKYLLSTVEDNTLTTIANLYGQTSLVPDEAVYGKGAKLALPAREEFFSHLARKVQVLIETEQAMLAKLEEHEQLELFYEMELPLADVLAKMEISGIKVEKETLQAMQAENEVLIEQLTKEIYELAGQEFNINSPKQLGTILFEDMGLPLEYTKKTKTGYSTAVDVLERLAPIAPVVSKILEYRQISKLQSTYVIGLQDAILADDKIHTRYVQDLTQTGRLSSTDPNLQNIPVRLEQGRLIRKAFVPSLEDSVLLASDYSQIELRVLAHISQDEHLIEAFKRGDDIHTSTAMRVFGIEKAEDVTANDRRNAKAVNFGVVYGISDFGLSNNLGITRKEAKNYIDTYFERFPGIKNYMETIVREARDKGFVETIYKRRRELPDINSRNFNVRNFAERTAINSPIQGSAADILKVAMINLDKALTEAGLSTRMLLQVHDEIVLEVPMAELERVKAMVKETMESAIALSVPLIADENAGQTWYEAK comes from the coding sequence ATGAATAAAAACAAGCTTTTACTAATCGACGGCTCTTCTGTAGCCTTCCGTGCTTTCTTTGCACTCTACAACCAAATTGACCGTTTTAAGAGTCCGACTGGGCTCCACACCAACGCGATTTATGGCTTTAACCTCATGTTGGACCACATGATGAAGCGGGTCCAGCCGACCCACATTGTGGTGGCATTTGACGCTGGTAAGACCACCTTCCGGACGGAGATGTACGCTGACTACAAGGCGGGCCGGGCCAAGACTCCAGACGAATTCCGCGAGCAGTTCCCTTTTATCCGCCAGATGCTGGATGCCATGGGGGTCATGCACTATGAGCTGGCACAGTACGAGGCAGATGATATTATCGGTACCTTGGACAAAATGGCAGAGCGGATAGACACTCCTTTTGATGTAACCATTGTCAGCGGTGACAAGGACTTGATCCAGCTGACAGATGAAAATACGGTTGTGGAGATTTCCAAGAAAGGCGTGGCAGAATTTGAGGAATTTACCCCAGCCTACCTCATGGAAAAAATGGGGATTACCCCAGCCCAGTTTATCGACCTCAAGGCCCTCATGGGGGATAAGTCGGATAATATCCCTGGCGTGACTAAAATCGGTGAAAAGACGGGTCTCAAGCTCCTCATTGAACACGGCAGCTTAGAGGGGATTTACGAAAATATCGACAGCATGAAGGCCTCCAAGATGAAGGAAAACCTCATCAACGACAAGGACCAGGCCTTCCTGTCTAAGACCCTTGCGACCATTGATACCAATGCTCCGATTGAAATTGGCCTGGACGACATTGCCTACACTGGTCCAAATATTGAGGAGCTGGCTCAATTCTACGATGACATGGGCTTTAAGCAACTCCGGGCCCAGCTGGGAGTGACCGAGACCCAAGAGGAAGTAGTACTGGATTTCCAAACGGTTACAGATGTGACGGCTGATATGCTTAAGAAGGACCAGTTCTTCTATTTTGAGATTCTAGGTGAAAATTACCACCGAGAGGAAATTGTTGGCCTGGCCTGGGGCGATAAGGACGGGATTTATGTCGGTGGTCCAGAATTACTGGACAGCCCTATCCTACGTGATTTCTTGGAACATCAGACTATTAAGACCTATGATTTCAAGCGTGGTAAGGTTCTCTTGGCTAGAAAGAGCCTGAACCTCCCTCTTGGCAGCTTTGACAGTCGCTTGGCCAAGTATCTCCTGTCAACAGTTGAGGACAATACCTTGACCACCATCGCCAACCTCTACGGTCAGACTAGCTTGGTGCCAGATGAGGCGGTCTATGGTAAGGGAGCCAAATTGGCCCTACCAGCCCGTGAGGAATTCTTCTCGCATCTGGCTCGTAAGGTCCAGGTCTTGATTGAGACCGAGCAAGCTATGCTGGCAAAACTCGAAGAACATGAGCAATTGGAGCTCTTCTACGAGATGGAATTGCCCCTGGCGGATGTCCTTGCCAAGATGGAAATTTCCGGTATCAAGGTAGAAAAAGAGACTCTCCAAGCCATGCAGGCTGAAAATGAAGTCTTGATAGAGCAGCTGACCAAGGAAATCTATGAATTAGCTGGTCAAGAATTTAATATCAATTCGCCTAAGCAGCTGGGCACCATTCTCTTTGAGGATATGGGCCTACCATTGGAATACACTAAAAAGACCAAGACGGGCTATTCAACGGCCGTTGATGTCCTGGAGCGTCTGGCGCCTATTGCCCCAGTCGTGTCGAAAATTTTGGAATACCGTCAGATTAGCAAGCTCCAGTCTACCTATGTCATTGGCTTGCAGGATGCTATCCTAGCAGATGACAAGATTCACACCCGCTATGTCCAGGACCTGACCCAGACAGGGCGTCTGTCTTCAACAGATCCCAACCTGCAGAATATCCCGGTCCGCCTGGAGCAGGGTCGTCTCATTCGTAAGGCCTTTGTGCCTTCGCTTGAGGATAGTGTACTCTTGGCATCGGATTATTCTCAGATTGAATTGCGGGTCTTGGCGCATATTTCTCAAGATGAGCACCTGATTGAAGCCTTCAAACGAGGCGATGATATCCATACTTCAACAGCTATGCGGGTCTTTGGCATTGAAAAAGCAGAAGATGTGACAGCAAATGACCGCCGCAATGCCAAGGCTGTCAACTTTGGTGTGGTCTACGGCATTTCTGACTTCGGACTTTCTAACAACCTCGGAATCACGAGAAAAGAGGCTAAGAATTACATCGATACCTATTTCGAACGCTTCCCTGGTATCAAGAATTACATGGAGACCATCGTTCGCGAGGCGCGTGACAAGGGCTTTGTAGAAACCATCTACAAGCGCCGTCGAGAATTACCAGATATTAACTCTCGCAACTTCAACGTCCGAAATTTTGCCGAGCGAACAGCCATCAACTCTCCAATCCAAGGATCCGCTGCTGATATCCTCAAGGTGGCTATGATTAACTTGGACAAGGCCCTGACTGAGGCTGGTCTATCTACCCGCATGCTCCTTCAGGTCCATGATGAGATTGTTTTGGAGGTACCAATGGCAGAGCTGGAAAGGGTCAAAGCCATGGTCAAGGAGACCATGGAAAGCGCCATTGCCCTGTCTGTGCCACTGATTGCGGACGAAAATGCCGGTCAGACCTGGTATGAAGCTAAATAA
- a CDS encoding ABC transporter ATP-binding protein, with product MSYIQVINSSKYYQMGDATIVANDGVSFEIEKGELVIILGSSGAGKSTLLNILGGMDSADEGQILIDGVDIAQLTSHQLTNYRRDDVGFVFQFYNLVANLTAKENVELAAEIVQDALDAEEVLEQVGLGHRINNFPAQLSGGEQQRVAIARAVAKKPKILLCDEPTGALDYQTGKQVLQILQDMSRKQGATVIIVTHNSSLAPIADRVIRMRDARVHEIILNPHPQDIASLEY from the coding sequence ATGTCTTATATCCAAGTAATCAATTCGTCGAAATACTACCAAATGGGGGATGCCACCATTGTGGCAAATGACGGTGTGTCCTTTGAGATTGAAAAGGGAGAGCTGGTCATCATTCTTGGTTCGTCTGGTGCGGGAAAATCCACTCTGCTCAATATTTTGGGTGGTATGGACTCGGCTGATGAGGGGCAAATTCTGATTGACGGCGTTGATATTGCCCAATTGACCAGTCACCAGCTGACCAATTACCGCCGAGATGATGTGGGATTTGTCTTCCAATTCTACAATTTAGTGGCTAATTTAACGGCCAAAGAAAATGTAGAGCTGGCAGCGGAAATCGTCCAGGATGCCCTGGATGCGGAAGAGGTCTTGGAGCAGGTTGGCCTGGGTCATCGAATCAATAATTTTCCAGCCCAGCTGTCAGGCGGTGAGCAACAACGTGTGGCCATTGCCCGTGCTGTTGCCAAGAAACCTAAAATTCTCCTCTGTGATGAACCAACTGGCGCTCTGGACTATCAAACAGGTAAGCAGGTCTTGCAAATCCTGCAAGATATGTCCCGCAAGCAGGGGGCAACGGTGATTATCGTGACCCACAATAGTTCCCTAGCCCCTATTGCAGACAGAGTGATTCGAATGCGGGATGCCCGTGTGCATGAGATTATTCTCAATCCTCATCCCCAGGACATCGCCAGTCTGGAGTACTAG
- a CDS encoding helicase BlpT: MEKTQIIQDVLALIQDLNRAFQADKRGTADEQRFQHNLTETTRILSEAESVTNSELIAIEKFYRSTSFLVGLGNLRLSETSRQAWRAFDRYYYQTIREELKLYGGSAIAQV; the protein is encoded by the coding sequence ATGGAAAAGACACAGATTATTCAGGATGTTTTGGCCCTCATTCAAGACTTGAATCGGGCCTTCCAAGCAGACAAACGAGGAACAGCTGATGAGCAACGGTTCCAACATAATTTGACAGAGACGACACGCATATTGTCGGAGGCAGAGTCTGTTACCAATTCTGAGCTGATTGCGATTGAGAAATTTTATCGTTCGACCAGTTTTCTAGTTGGATTAGGCAATCTACGATTGAGTGAAACCAGCAGGCAGGCTTGGCGGGCCTTTGACCGCTATTACTACCAAACCATCAGAGAAGAACTCAAACTCTATGGCGGCTCTGCTATTGCCCAAGTGTAA
- a CDS encoding glucose-6-phosphate isomerase, whose translation MKKSILLLALFSVILVGCGQKKENKGTNPSGDDFSTQLPILKEKQDTTNEQFNVLVNVPVVAVNDNPPADETQKGHKIHAANNGVAERDENGNIKENWRYYDVPANWTINKENTEDETLAAVYDVKEGANNYMVQLYNINAFNKSPLEEGVNMNEEELAARMAETNHNFIEQSVVIINDQEWKAGRQIMNDQKMARLTFYRMESTGEYDDSVVVGSIYYSLDPGLDKDRTALKKAIGQLKDVVYSLSKK comes from the coding sequence GTGAAAAAATCAATTCTTCTACTTGCCTTGTTTAGTGTGATTCTCGTTGGCTGTGGCCAGAAGAAAGAAAACAAGGGAACCAATCCTTCGGGTGATGATTTCTCAACTCAATTGCCTATTTTAAAAGAAAAACAAGACACCACAAATGAACAGTTCAATGTTCTTGTCAATGTCCCAGTCGTTGCTGTCAATGACAATCCGCCAGCTGATGAGACGCAAAAAGGTCACAAGATACATGCGGCCAACAATGGTGTTGCGGAACGTGATGAAAACGGCAATATCAAAGAAAATTGGCGCTACTACGATGTGCCTGCCAACTGGACCATCAATAAAGAAAACACAGAAGATGAGACCCTAGCTGCGGTTTACGATGTCAAGGAAGGCGCTAACAACTACATGGTTCAACTCTACAATATCAATGCTTTCAACAAGTCACCACTGGAAGAAGGTGTTAACATGAACGAAGAAGAGTTGGCTGCCCGTATGGCGGAAACCAACCACAATTTCATTGAGCAGTCAGTTGTGATCATCAATGACCAGGAGTGGAAGGCCGGTCGTCAGATTATGAACGATCAAAAAATGGCCCGCCTGACCTTCTATCGGATGGAATCAACTGGAGAGTATGATGATTCTGTTGTTGTAGGCTCTATCTACTACTCGTTGGATCCAGGCTTGGACAAGGACCGGACAGCACTCAAGAAAGCTATCGGTCAGCTTAAGGATGTAGTTTATTCCCTTTCTAAGAAATAA
- a CDS encoding ATP-binding cassette domain-containing protein translates to MITHHKQVSMLDCGLACIKTVLSYYDIFPENIDTIFDVKNDQGMSLLDIEETLSQFHIKSDSFQVEQVEKLKQLEFPAIAVVNRGGLSHYIVLLGYNEGSFTMSDPEQVSFSHISFNDFLSQFSGIVLIPTGNKKILPKFESIIKNGDKVDLYRKFIGTIPRAQKITLWCYGILKLVLPIMMSLVLQFIVGNIFSMPINNQIFIVVIVLCGLLIFKLISSLEIKLKTEIENKLMREVLYDYYVDKIEKFDTTKNYDYVMGYFWNLLSSISGIFQKFYLNIYISILLFSLGILGCLDFKIFLVTLVSLVFLFIYNRYRLIEVENNQRNMVAKSSNFTYLVESSLDGIYDILTFDKVDDFKEEFERRIDELLQVKLDSAVLNTEIATSVQLFTVFTTSFLLLSSHLYFTSSSILVFSNIVLLLLLLSTILQPLLTNLVSYYKSKYSLDFITFENAMIEKEVENQRIGIDTIEIIELKQLSIKFDEKVVFQNLSFTMEKGNIYLIEGDNGAGKSTLIKVLQGILSPTSGELCLNEKTFGTLKYTDITQYVSSYSNEYRLFAGTVMHNMYFDLFTNSHINKFDFNRFLGLHHNYQVNSQGKNLSLGQQQRLLILRAMVQKNKQVFVFDEPTSNLDEQSRKEFIQMLLELKESGKIICIISHDKDLQSIATDTICLSK, encoded by the coding sequence ATGATTACTCATCATAAACAGGTATCCATGTTGGATTGTGGCTTGGCTTGTATCAAGACGGTCTTGTCTTATTATGATATATTTCCAGAGAATATTGACACAATTTTTGATGTAAAAAATGATCAAGGTATGTCCTTGTTAGATATTGAAGAGACTTTGAGTCAATTCCATATAAAATCTGATTCATTTCAAGTGGAGCAGGTGGAAAAATTAAAACAGCTAGAATTCCCAGCTATTGCAGTTGTAAACAGAGGCGGGTTATCGCACTATATTGTTTTACTGGGCTATAATGAAGGTTCTTTCACCATGTCTGACCCCGAGCAAGTATCTTTTAGTCATATAAGTTTTAATGACTTTTTGTCGCAATTTTCAGGAATTGTTCTAATACCAACTGGAAATAAAAAGATATTGCCAAAGTTTGAAAGTATCATCAAAAATGGAGATAAGGTAGATCTATATCGTAAGTTTATTGGAACTATACCTAGAGCACAGAAAATCACTTTGTGGTGCTATGGTATTCTAAAGCTTGTCTTACCAATTATGATGTCATTGGTGCTTCAATTTATAGTCGGTAATATTTTTTCGATGCCTATTAATAATCAAATTTTCATCGTTGTAATTGTTTTATGCGGTTTATTAATTTTCAAATTGATTTCCAGCTTAGAGATAAAATTAAAAACTGAAATTGAAAACAAGCTCATGAGAGAGGTCTTATATGACTACTATGTCGATAAAATAGAGAAATTTGACACGACTAAAAATTATGATTATGTTATGGGATATTTTTGGAATTTATTATCTTCTATTTCAGGTATTTTTCAAAAATTCTATCTGAATATTTACATTTCAATTTTATTATTTTCCCTCGGAATATTAGGGTGTCTTGATTTTAAAATTTTTTTGGTGACACTTGTATCGCTTGTTTTCCTTTTTATCTATAACAGGTATCGGTTGATAGAAGTCGAAAATAATCAACGTAACATGGTTGCTAAAAGTTCAAATTTTACCTATTTGGTAGAAAGTTCTTTAGATGGTATTTATGATATTTTAACCTTTGATAAGGTTGATGATTTTAAGGAGGAATTTGAACGTAGAATTGATGAGTTGTTGCAAGTAAAATTAGATTCAGCTGTGTTAAACACAGAAATTGCGACATCTGTCCAACTATTTACAGTTTTTACAACTAGTTTTCTCTTATTATCTTCGCATTTATATTTTACAAGCTCATCCATACTCGTTTTTTCCAACATTGTATTATTGTTATTGTTACTATCAACTATTTTACAACCTCTTCTAACTAATTTGGTCTCTTACTACAAGTCAAAATATTCACTAGATTTTATTACTTTTGAAAACGCAATGATTGAGAAAGAAGTGGAAAATCAACGTATTGGTATTGACACAATTGAAATAATTGAATTAAAACAATTGTCTATCAAATTTGATGAAAAAGTTGTTTTTCAAAATTTATCCTTTACAATGGAAAAAGGAAATATTTATTTGATAGAAGGAGATAATGGGGCGGGTAAATCGACATTAATAAAAGTGTTGCAAGGTATTTTAAGTCCCACATCAGGTGAATTATGTTTAAATGAGAAAACGTTTGGAACTTTAAAATATACAGATATAACACAATATGTTAGTAGCTACTCAAACGAATATAGATTGTTTGCTGGAACAGTGATGCATAATATGTACTTTGATTTATTTACAAATTCTCATATAAATAAATTTGATTTCAATAGATTTTTAGGATTACATCATAATTATCAAGTAAATTCTCAAGGGAAAAATTTATCTTTGGGTCAGCAACAACGATTATTGATATTGAGAGCCATGGTCCAAAAAAATAAGCAGGTTTTTGTATTTGATGAGCCAACTAGTAATTTGGATGAGCAATCTAGAAAAGAATTTATACAGATGCTATTAGAATTAAAAGAATCAGGAAAAATAATTTGTATCATTTCACATGACAAGGATTTACAGTCAATTGCAACAGATACAATATGTCTAAGTAAGTAG
- a CDS encoding FtsX-like permease family protein, with translation MKKKVYWKDIGQALTTSKGRFLSIFSLMMLGALALTGLKVTAPNMERTAQAYLQEHQTMDLAVLSGLGISRDDIKELESVEGARVEAGYFKDVTLEKDQAVRLFSASPTISGYQLLEGNFPKQKDEIALSPSLQSSFKIGDMIDMTEPNKGGTILTQNQFKVVGFVASSEILDNTTMGLASSGNGQLAGYGLVMEEAFDSDVYTIARIRYDDLAGLDYASPAYEDKLEQHQEDLEKLLSDNDELRLASIQSEGQEEIAKGEQNISKAKADLEKAEQDLQSGKEQLETGRSEFARGRAKIIQSEAELQAAYDQLMVSKAQLEASKAELDASKLQLDQTGAFLEENYVQLEVSANQLNQAKAQLDADLEKLDPNAADYDTAYQTYMSGYSLYQAKLGEYEAGLASFNEWNAQHQAGLAQYQAGLAQYEQGLAAYQAGFADYEWGASLLESSSLTLNQEALRLNQADQDLNQVQAELSNKKADATKDIKEVEDELAHAKEDLTKLEKSPYQVFTRSSLPGGDGYTTYSNATRSIAAVGNVFPVVLYLVAALVTFTTMARFVDEERSQSGLFKALGYTNRQIMTKFILYGLGAGLLGTLVGILAGNFVLSPMISDIITKTTVIGPAKLHFYPLWTLLALVLSLISSVLPAYLVVHRELKEKPAHLLLPKPPAVGSKILLEKWQAVWSRLSFTHKVTARNIFRYKLRMLMTIFGVAGTVALLFGGLGIRSSISGVVDRQFGDLLHYDLLVVENGRASEEDLDKLTAFLQSNQVRQSLPIAFEQTNQTLQIGDVRKKLSVGIYVTDREDIGKLVSLENKAGQSIQLSGRGIVLTEKLAQLYGVGRGDKLKLTLEDEQVTVRVADVAEMYAGHFIYMTDAYYEQVTGKRRTANGYLVQLKQGQVDQVQDTASQLLAMPGVKSLVQNTSLMNMLTAMAGSLQSVMTILVVLSILLGLVILYNLTIINMSERIRELSTIRVLGFHNKEVTMYIYRETIALSLIGVLVGLVSGFYLHRLLLAMIGSDSIRFNPHVGAEVYIIPVLAIVGILAGLGWYVNHQLRKVDMLEALKSVE, from the coding sequence ATGAAAAAGAAGGTTTATTGGAAGGACATTGGTCAGGCCCTGACGACTTCCAAGGGGCGTTTCCTGTCTATCTTTAGTCTCATGATGCTGGGAGCTCTTGCTCTGACAGGGCTCAAGGTCACGGCCCCAAATATGGAGAGAACTGCCCAGGCGTATTTGCAAGAGCATCAAACCATGGACTTGGCCGTCCTATCTGGTCTGGGAATTTCTCGGGATGACATCAAGGAGCTAGAGTCCGTCGAGGGTGCGCGGGTTGAGGCTGGATATTTTAAGGATGTGACTCTTGAAAAGGACCAGGCAGTTCGCCTCTTTTCGGCCAGTCCGACCATTTCAGGCTATCAGCTCTTGGAAGGAAATTTTCCCAAGCAAAAAGACGAAATTGCCCTGTCACCCTCGCTTCAATCATCCTTCAAAATCGGTGACATGATAGACATGACTGAGCCAAACAAGGGTGGAACCATTCTCACGCAAAACCAGTTCAAGGTAGTTGGCTTTGTGGCCTCTTCGGAAATCTTGGACAACACGACCATGGGTCTGGCCTCTAGCGGCAATGGACAGCTGGCTGGCTACGGTCTGGTCATGGAAGAAGCCTTCGACTCGGACGTTTACACCATCGCCCGGATCCGCTACGATGATTTGGCAGGCTTGGATTATGCCAGTCCAGCCTATGAAGACAAGTTGGAGCAGCACCAGGAAGACTTGGAAAAGCTCCTGTCTGATAACGACGAGCTCCGTTTGGCCAGCATCCAGTCGGAAGGCCAGGAAGAGATTGCCAAGGGAGAGCAGAATATTTCTAAGGCCAAGGCTGATTTGGAAAAGGCAGAGCAGGACCTCCAGTCTGGTAAAGAGCAGCTGGAAACGGGTAGGTCAGAATTTGCCCGTGGCAGAGCCAAGATTATCCAATCTGAAGCAGAATTGCAAGCGGCCTATGACCAACTCATGGTCAGCAAGGCCCAATTAGAAGCCAGCAAAGCAGAGTTGGATGCCAGCAAGCTCCAGCTGGACCAGACAGGTGCCTTCCTAGAAGAAAACTATGTCCAGCTGGAAGTATCTGCCAATCAGCTTAACCAGGCCAAGGCCCAGCTGGATGCAGACCTAGAAAAATTGGATCCCAATGCTGCGGATTACGACACAGCCTATCAGACCTACATGTCAGGCTACAGCCTCTACCAAGCTAAGTTAGGCGAGTACGAGGCAGGTCTTGCCAGCTTCAATGAATGGAACGCCCAGCACCAAGCAGGGCTAGCCCAATACCAGGCGGGTCTGGCCCAATACGAGCAAGGTCTGGCAGCCTATCAGGCTGGTTTCGCTGATTATGAATGGGGGGCTAGTCTTCTGGAATCATCCAGTCTGACCCTCAATCAAGAGGCTCTCCGTCTCAATCAGGCGGATCAGGACTTGAACCAGGTCCAAGCAGAGCTCAGCAACAAAAAAGCAGATGCCACCAAGGACATCAAGGAGGTCGAGGATGAATTGGCCCATGCCAAGGAAGACTTGACCAAGCTGGAGAAATCACCCTATCAGGTCTTTACTCGGTCCAGCCTACCAGGTGGAGACGGCTATACGACCTACAGCAATGCTACTCGCTCTATTGCCGCAGTGGGTAATGTCTTTCCAGTAGTCCTCTATCTGGTAGCGGCCCTGGTTACCTTTACTACTATGGCTCGATTTGTCGATGAGGAGCGCAGCCAGTCGGGTCTCTTCAAGGCCCTGGGCTACACCAACCGTCAGATTATGACCAAGTTCATCCTCTATGGTCTAGGTGCCGGTCTATTGGGCACCTTGGTTGGTATTTTGGCAGGCAATTTCGTCCTGTCGCCTATGATTTCGGATATCATCACCAAGACCACGGTGATTGGCCCTGCCAAGCTCCATTTCTATCCCCTCTGGACCCTGCTAGCCCTGGTCCTGTCCCTCATTTCCTCGGTCCTGCCGGCCTATCTGGTGGTCCACCGGGAACTCAAGGAAAAGCCAGCCCATTTGCTCCTACCCAAACCTCCAGCAGTGGGTTCCAAGATTCTTTTGGAGAAGTGGCAGGCAGTCTGGTCCCGTCTCAGCTTTACTCACAAGGTGACGGCCCGCAATATCTTCCGCTACAAGCTCCGCATGCTCATGACCATCTTTGGCGTGGCCGGCACCGTCGCCCTCCTCTTTGGCGGTCTGGGGATTCGCTCCTCTATCTCTGGGGTGGTCGATCGCCAGTTTGGAGACCTGCTCCATTATGACCTACTGGTGGTGGAAAATGGCAGAGCTTCTGAGGAGGACTTGGACAAGTTGACTGCCTTTCTCCAGTCAAACCAGGTCCGCCAGTCCTTGCCAATTGCCTTTGAACAGACCAATCAGACCCTGCAGATTGGCGATGTGAGAAAAAAACTGTCTGTCGGTATCTATGTGACGGACAGAGAGGATATAGGAAAACTGGTCAGCCTGGAAAATAAGGCTGGTCAGTCCATCCAGCTTAGTGGCAGGGGCATTGTCCTAACGGAAAAACTGGCCCAGCTCTACGGTGTCGGAAGGGGTGATAAGCTCAAGCTGACTCTGGAAGATGAGCAAGTGACCGTCCGTGTGGCCGATGTAGCCGAGATGTATGCAGGTCACTTCATCTATATGACGGACGCCTACTATGAGCAGGTGACGGGCAAGCGGCGGACGGCTAATGGCTATCTGGTCCAGCTCAAGCAGGGGCAAGTCGACCAGGTCCAAGATACAGCCAGTCAGCTCCTAGCCATGCCTGGAGTCAAGAGTCTGGTGCAAAATACTTCGCTCATGAACATGCTGACGGCCATGGCAGGCTCCTTGCAGTCGGTCATGACCATCTTAGTGGTTCTCTCTATCCTGCTGGGCTTGGTCATCCTCTACAATCTGACCATCATCAACATGTCCGAGCGAATCCGGGAGCTGTCTACCATTCGGGTGCTGGGCTTCCACAATAAGGAAGTGACCATGTATATCTACCGGGAAACCATTGCCCTGTCCTTGATTGGCGTGCTGGTCGGTCTGGTATCAGGTTTTTACCTGCACCGCCTGCTCCTGGCCATGATTGGCTCAGACTCCATTCGCTTTAATCCTCATGTGGGTGCAGAAGTCTACATCATCCCTGTCCTAGCCATAGTGGGCATTCTGGCAGGCCTGGGCTGGTATGTCAACCACCAGCTCAGAAAGGTCGATATGCTGGAAGCCCTCAAGTCAGTGGAGTAG
- a CDS encoding CoA-binding protein, with the protein MTYSFQNPDQNVIFDYLRNAKTIAVVGLSTREDATSYRVSKLMQEAGYKIIPVNPTAVGQTILSEPVYASLLDIDQPIDIVDIFRRSEFLPDVAREFIQTDAKIFWAQLGLESQEAEEILRQAGRSAIVMNKCIKIEYLAMTGA; encoded by the coding sequence ATGACCTATTCTTTTCAAAATCCAGATCAGAATGTCATCTTTGATTATCTGAGAAACGCCAAGACCATTGCGGTTGTGGGCTTGTCTACTCGTGAGGATGCCACATCCTATCGGGTTTCCAAGCTCATGCAGGAGGCTGGTTATAAGATTATTCCTGTTAATCCGACGGCAGTTGGCCAAACCATTCTTAGTGAGCCAGTCTATGCTAGTCTGCTGGATATTGACCAGCCGATTGACATTGTCGATATTTTCCGTCGCAGTGAATTCTTGCCCGATGTAGCGCGTGAATTTATCCAAACAGATGCTAAAATATTTTGGGCTCAGCTGGGCTTGGAGAGCCAAGAAGCAGAAGAGATCCTGCGTCAGGCTGGGCGCTCTGCCATTGTCATGAACAAGTGCATCAAGATTGAATACTTGGCCATGACAGGAGCATAG
- a CDS encoding ABC transporter ATP-binding protein, with protein MRLSIHKLCKSYGKKKILDQLNLELVEPGIWALIGPNGSGKTTLLDCIANLQTFDSGEISISGKKHNDPTIYRTFAYLQDNRVLYPELTGLEHLRLVQTIQDLPKERIEEVIQEIGIRDYVKIPVKNYSLGMKQHLLLAIGIMNKPQVMLLDEPLNGLDPTSYIQTRKLLQKLAKNGSTIIVSSHQLNEVDQLTDQLLFLKQGKIIQRKLEQVGRQYAVQTSDNQTVYQKLRQVNGLTLVNDSIQVDTSVHSLHFYLEQVMTCQVEILDITLQEHQSEEIYKELFE; from the coding sequence ATGCGATTATCCATTCACAAGCTATGTAAATCCTACGGGAAAAAGAAAATACTAGACCAGCTAAACCTAGAACTGGTGGAGCCTGGGATCTGGGCCTTGATTGGACCAAACGGTTCTGGAAAAACTACCCTCCTAGACTGCATTGCCAATCTGCAAACCTTTGATTCGGGAGAGATTTCTATAAGCGGTAAGAAGCACAATGACCCAACTATCTATCGAACCTTTGCCTACCTGCAGGACAACCGGGTCCTCTACCCTGAATTGACAGGGCTGGAGCATTTGCGACTGGTCCAAACTATCCAAGATTTACCAAAAGAGCGGATTGAGGAAGTCATCCAAGAAATCGGTATCCGTGATTACGTGAAGATCCCTGTCAAAAATTATTCCCTGGGAATGAAGCAACATCTCCTGCTGGCTATCGGTATTATGAACAAGCCCCAGGTCATGCTCTTGGATGAACCCTTGAACGGCTTGGACCCGACCAGCTACATTCAAACCCGAAAACTGCTCCAGAAACTAGCCAAGAATGGCTCAACCATTATCGTGTCTTCCCACCAATTAAACGAAGTGGATCAACTAACCGACCAACTGCTCTTTCTCAAACAAGGAAAAATCATCCAGCGAAAACTGGAACAGGTTGGGCGACAATATGCCGTTCAGACTAGTGACAATCAGACAGTTTATCAGAAACTTAGACAAGTAAATGGATTGACTTTGGTCAATGATAGCATTCAGGTAGATACCAGTGTTCATAGTCTGCATTTCTACCTAGAGCAAGTCATGACGTGTCAGGTGGAAATTCTGGATATTACACTTCAGGAACACCAGTCCGAAGAGATTTATAAAGAACTATTTGAATAG